In Serratia sp. FDAARGOS_506, a genomic segment contains:
- a CDS encoding L-threonylcarbamoyladenylate synthase has translation MSQLFYIHPDNPQPRLINQAVEVLRKGGVIVYPTDSGYALGCMLEEKAAMERICRIRQLDGNHNFTLMCRDLSELSTYAHVDNTAFRLIKNNTPGNYTFILKATKEVPRRLMNEKRKTIGLRVPSNPIALALLEALNEPMMSTTLMLPGNDFAESDPEEISDHLGKVVDLVIHGGFLGQQPTTVIDLTESSPEVVREGAGDAAPFR, from the coding sequence ATGAGTCAGCTATTTTATATTCACCCGGACAACCCGCAGCCGCGTTTGATTAACCAGGCAGTCGAGGTACTGCGCAAGGGCGGGGTGATCGTTTATCCCACCGATTCCGGCTATGCACTGGGTTGTATGCTGGAAGAGAAGGCGGCGATGGAACGCATTTGCCGCATCCGTCAATTGGACGGCAACCACAACTTTACCCTGATGTGCCGCGATCTGTCCGAGTTGTCGACCTATGCGCACGTCGATAATACGGCGTTCCGCCTGATCAAAAACAATACGCCGGGCAACTACACCTTCATTCTGAAAGCGACCAAAGAAGTACCGCGCCGCCTGATGAATGAAAAGCGTAAAACCATTGGCCTGCGCGTGCCGTCGAACCCGATCGCGCTGGCGCTGCTGGAAGCGCTGAACGAGCCGATGATGTCCACCACCCTGATGCTGCCGGGCAATGACTTTGCTGAGTCCGATCCGGAAGAGATTAGCGATCACTTGGGCAAGGTGGTCGATCTGGTGATCCACGGTGGTTTCCTCGGCCAGCAGCCGACTACGGTTATCGATCTGACCGAATCCTCGCCGGAAGTGGTGCGTGAAGGGGCGGGCGACGCGGCGCCTTTCCGTTGA
- a CDS encoding PHP domain-containing protein: protein MTDSNPQSTAFTLYDLHSHTTASDGYLTPTQLVQRAVEMRVGVLAITDHDTTAGLAEAAAAIAEQALPLRLVNGVEISTLWENHEIHIVGLGMDVAHPALVALLAEQTERRNRRAQEIGVRLAKARIPDAYAGAQRLAGIGAVTRGHFARYLVEIGVADNMAQVFKKYLAKGKTGYVPPQWCTIEQAIDAIHQSGGQAVMAHPGRYDLTAKWLKRLLAHFAEHGGDAMEVAQCQQAPHERSQLAKYAQDYRLLASQGSDFHQPCSWIELGRKLWLPGGVEPVWRDWPQPGEAV, encoded by the coding sequence TTGACAGACAGTAACCCCCAATCCACCGCTTTTACTCTGTATGACCTCCACAGCCACACAACCGCCTCAGACGGCTACCTGACGCCGACGCAGCTGGTGCAGCGGGCAGTCGAGATGCGCGTGGGCGTGCTGGCGATCACCGATCACGATACCACCGCCGGGCTGGCCGAAGCCGCCGCCGCCATTGCGGAGCAGGCGTTGCCGCTGCGGTTGGTTAATGGGGTGGAAATCTCGACGCTGTGGGAAAATCATGAGATCCATATCGTTGGGTTGGGCATGGACGTCGCGCACCCGGCGCTGGTGGCGCTATTGGCGGAGCAAACCGAACGCCGCAATCGGCGGGCGCAGGAGATCGGTGTACGGTTGGCTAAAGCGCGCATTCCCGACGCCTATGCCGGCGCCCAGCGGCTGGCGGGCATCGGCGCGGTAACCCGCGGCCATTTCGCCCGTTACCTGGTGGAGATTGGCGTGGCGGACAACATGGCGCAGGTATTCAAGAAATACCTGGCCAAGGGCAAAACCGGCTACGTGCCGCCGCAGTGGTGTACAATAGAACAAGCCATTGATGCAATTCATCAATCGGGCGGTCAGGCGGTGATGGCGCATCCTGGCCGTTACGATCTGACCGCGAAGTGGTTGAAACGTTTGTTGGCGCATTTCGCCGAACACGGTGGCGACGCTATGGAGGTGGCGCAGTGCCAGCAGGCACCGCATGAGCGTTCGCAGCTGGCGAAATACGCCCAGGACTACCGCCTGTTGGCCTCGCAAGGCTCTGATTTTCATCAGCCTTGTTCGTGGATCGAACTGGGCCGCAAACTGTGGTTGCCGGGCGGCGTCGAGCCAGTGTGGCGCGATTGGCCGCAACCGGGCGAGGCGGTCTGA